A window of the Lolium perenne isolate Kyuss_39 chromosome 7, Kyuss_2.0, whole genome shotgun sequence genome harbors these coding sequences:
- the LOC127316238 gene encoding probable CCR4-associated factor 1 homolog 11, producing the protein MSAITALLPTHPVVCIDTEFPGTVYDSPTPRYLRDPHHNYTLVRRNADELKKLLQLGLTLVGADGPHPVVWQFNFWGFDEALDPHAPASVAMLKAHGMDFHNLREHGIDPLDFAAEFARSGLTRSHRSPDLTWVAFSGSYDFAYLAKVLRGGRRLPDKLDDFRNLVGKLFGPSVLDVKYIAKACGLRGGLEQVAAALGVERAAGRAHNAGSDSLLTADVLQVMVSRFFPPDFDLRTIYGGAIDGLAV; encoded by the coding sequence ATGTCCGCCATCACCGCCCTCCTGCCCACGCACCCCGTGGTGTGCATCGACACGGAGTTCCCGGGCACCGTCTACGACTCGCCCACGCCGCGCTACCTGCGCGACCCGCACCACAACTACACACTCGTGCGCCGTAacgccgacgagctcaagaagctgCTGCAGCTCGGCCTGACCCTCGTCGGAGCCGACGGGCCCCACCCCGTCGTCTGGCAGTTCAACTTCTGGGGCTTCGACGAGGCCCTCGACCCGCACGCGCCGGCCTCCGTCGCCATGCTCAAGGCCCACGGCATGGACTTCCACAACCTCCGCGAGCACGGCATCGACCCGCTCGACTTCGCCGCGGAGTTCGCGCGCTCCGGCCTCACGCGCAGCCACCGCTCTCCCGACCTCACGTGGGTGGCCTTCTCCGGCTCCTACGACTTCGCCTACCTCGCCAAGGTGCTCCGCGGCGGCAGGCGGCTGCCGGACAAGCTGGACGACTTCCGGAACCTGGTGGGGAAGCTGTTCGGGCCCTCGGTGCTCGACGTCAAGTACATTGCCAAGGCCTGCGGTCTGCGCGGCGGGCTGGAACAGGTGGCCGCGGCGCTCGGCGTCGAGCGCGCCGCCGGACGCGCGCACAACGCTGGCTCTGACAGCCTGCTCACCGCCGACGTGCTGCAGGTCATGGTGTCGCGCTTCTTTCCCCCCGACTTCGACTTGCGAACGATTTACGGAGGAGCCATCGATGGCCTCGCTGTGTGA
- the LOC127311383 gene encoding RNA demethylase ALKBH9B, translating to MAAAAAADDDPMALVRGQYDADELAIAGEFLTTWLPFLSAGLCPSCADSLRGRVESLLPRADESPPEPHTPIEPSGWDLDPAPPQHLPFEASGWDSDPPPPQQPAETPRMSWADMAQEDELAAAAEEDAAATAADDGEEAGKPRAKPSREQRELHRFRKVARKDDFICFERVKGRLVNILAGLELHAGVFSAAEQQRIVECVYDLQEKGKRGELGDRTYTEPEKWMRGKGRVTIQFGCCYNYATDKNGNPPGIIRTFVSDPIPELFKVMIKRLVKWRILPPDCVPDSCIVNMYDPGDCIPPHIDSHDFVRPFCTVSFLSECNILFGSSLKIAGPGEFTGSFAIPLPVGSVLIINGNGADVAKHCVPAVPSKRISITFRKMDPAKRPFSFKDDPELLNITPLEAAPQETSRAAPQETSRAAPQETSRAAPQESSRSSDDGKGKQLDVPNGNLGSRSSRSRKSKGRTSAGKPSWGGILGDQPPQRPQSPMTSTSSDRERDSIGRSREPRYPQSSDRERDSIGRSREAGYLPSSERGRDSIGRSTETGYSPSSERERDSIARSREPRYPPSSGRESDSIGRSREPRYPRDAPGMRSHGEDLRDRLNRLPHERTYGSGVYFINNGAESQERKQRMEHRQLLMINRTINDDMDSLSTGSHDSPDQPRMSIRTIHNKPRTRINMGG from the exons atggccgccgccgccgccgccgacgacgaccCGATGGCGCTCGTGCGGGGCCAGTACGACGCCGACGAGCTCGCCATCGCCGGGGAGTTCCTCACCACCTGGCTCCCCTTCCTCTCCGCGGGGctctgcccctcctgcgccgactCGCTCCGCGGCCGCGTCGAGTCCCTCCTCCCGCGAG CGGACGAATCGCCGCCGGAGCCGCACACGCCGATTGAGCCCTCGGGGTGGGACCTGGATCCGGCTCCCCCGCAGCACCTGCCGTTCGAGGCCAGCGGCTGGGACTCggatccgccgccgccgcagcagccGGCGGAGACCCCGAGGATGTCTTGGGCGGACATGGCGCAGGAGGACGAGCTCGCCGctgcggcggaggaggacgcggctgCCACGGCCGCCGACGACGGGGAGGAGGCGGGGAAGCCCAGGGCGAAGCCGTCCAGGGAGCAGCGGGAGCTGCATCGGTTCCGCAAGGTGGCGCGGAAGGACGATTTCATATGCTTCGAGAGGGTCAAGGGCCGGCTTGTCAACATCCTCGCAGGCCTAGAGCTCCACGCCGGCGTGTTCAGTGCCGCCGAGCAGCAGCGCATCGTTGAGTGCGTCTACGACCTGCAGGAGAAGGGCAAGCGTGGGGAGCTTGGAG ATCGAACATATACAGAACCTGAGAAATGGATGCGTGGTAAAGGGCGGGTAACAATCCAATTTGGATGCTGTTATAACTATGCTACG GACAAGAATGGAAATCCACCAGGCATCATCCGAACTTTTGTTTCTGATCCGATTCCTGAACTATTTAAGGTCATGATCAAGAGATTGGTAAAGTGGCGTATTTTGCCTCCCGACTGTGTGCCGGACAGTTGCATTGTCAATATGTATGACCCTGGAGATTGCATCCCACCACATATAGACAGCCATGATTTTGTTCGACCATTTTGTACTGTTTCATTCCTCAGTGAATGCAACATACTTTTTGGGTCTAGTCTGAAAATTGCTGGCCCCGGAGAATTTACGGGCTCATTTGCAATTCCTCTACCTGTCGG GTCTGTGCTTATCATAAATGGCAATGGTGCTGATGTTGCAAAGCATTGCGTTCCAGCAGTGCCATCCAAAAG GATATCCATCACCTTCAGAAAAATGGATCCAGCAAAGCGTCCATTCAGTTTCAAGGATGATCCAGAACTGCTGAACATTACTCCTCTCGAAGCAGCTCCACAAGAAACTAGTAGAGCAGCTCCACAAGAAACTAGTAGAGCAGCTCCACAAGAAACTAGCAGAGCAGCTCCACAAGAAAGTAGCAGATCCTCAGATGACGGCAAGGGGAAGCAGCTTGACGTGCCAAATGGTAATCTAGGCAGCAGATCATCCAGAAGCAGGAAATCTAAAGGAAGAACATCTGCTGGAAAACCAAGTTGGGGTGGCATTCTTGGAGACCAACCTCCACAACGTCCACAGAGTCCTATGACTAGCACGAGTTCTGACAGAGAAAGGGACTCCATTGGGAGGTCGAGAGAGCCAAGATATCCACAGAGTTCTGACAGAGAAAGGGACTCCATTGGGAGGTCAAGAGAGGCAGGATATCTTCCGAGTTCTGAGAGGGGAAGGGACTCCATTGGGAGGTCAACAGAGACAGGATATTCTCCGAGTTCTGAGAGAGAAAGGGACTCCATTGCTAGGTCAAGAGAACCAAGATACCCGCCAAGCTCTGGGAGAGAAAGTGACTCCATTGGGAGGTCAAGAGAACCAAGATATCCACGTGATGCACCTGGCATGCGGTCTCATGGTGAGGATCTCAGAGATCGTCTGAATAGGCTGCCCCACGAGAGGACATATGGCAGTGGCGTGTACTTCATCAACAACGGCGCCGAGTCCCAGGAAAGGAAGCAGCGGATGGAGCACAGACAGCTACTTATGATCAACCGCACGATCAACGATGACATGGACTCCCTCTCCACCGGGAGCCACGATTCTCCCGACCAGCCTCGCATGAGCATACGGACCATACACAACAAACCGAGGACCAGAATAAACATGGGTGGGTAG